A window of the Nocardia sp. NBC_01329 genome harbors these coding sequences:
- a CDS encoding N-acetylmuramoyl-L-alanine amidase, translated as MHRLRHGDTGPAVAEVRSTLASLGFLHAHNGVDTDGAGEYWKDTEATFDYQLDSAVRAFQQHRGLLVDGDVGPATYRALKEASYRLGARTLIYQLSAPLYGDDVATLQRRLQDLGFYVHRVDGFFGPHTHEGLTSFQREIGLSADGICGPDTLRSLELLGARVTGGNPHRIAEEEVVHRAGPQLTGKRIVIDPGLGGDDRGRAVPTEFGDVYEAEVLWDLASRLEGRMAATGMETFLSRPWGSNPTDVERAETSNAFDADLMISLRCASNSSPMANGVAGFYFGNSHGSVSMIGQVLAGFIQREVVARTSLQDCRTHPRTWDLLRLTKMPTVQVDLGYVTNQYDASVLASPRMRDVIAEAILISVKRLYLLGQDDQPTGTYTFAELLAEELAAADSG; from the coding sequence CAGTCTGGGGTTCCTGCACGCGCACAACGGCGTGGACACCGACGGCGCGGGCGAATATTGGAAAGACACCGAAGCCACCTTCGATTATCAGCTCGACTCCGCGGTGCGTGCGTTCCAGCAGCACCGCGGATTGCTGGTCGACGGTGATGTCGGTCCGGCCACCTATCGGGCGCTGAAAGAGGCGTCGTACCGGTTGGGCGCCCGGACCCTCATCTATCAACTCTCCGCACCGCTCTACGGCGACGATGTCGCGACATTGCAACGCCGACTGCAAGACCTCGGTTTCTACGTGCACCGGGTGGACGGTTTCTTCGGTCCGCACACCCATGAGGGTCTGACCTCCTTCCAGCGCGAGATCGGCTTATCGGCCGACGGGATCTGCGGTCCGGATACGCTGCGCTCGCTGGAACTGCTCGGCGCTCGGGTCACCGGCGGTAATCCGCATCGGATCGCCGAAGAGGAAGTGGTGCATCGGGCGGGCCCACAGCTCACCGGTAAGCGCATCGTCATCGACCCGGGTCTGGGTGGCGATGATCGAGGTCGCGCCGTACCCACCGAATTCGGCGATGTGTACGAAGCGGAGGTCCTGTGGGATCTGGCCAGCCGGCTGGAGGGCCGGATGGCCGCCACTGGGATGGAGACGTTCCTGTCCCGCCCGTGGGGTAGCAATCCAACCGATGTGGAACGCGCGGAAACATCCAACGCCTTCGACGCCGATCTGATGATCTCGCTACGGTGCGCGTCCAATTCCAGCCCTATGGCCAACGGTGTGGCCGGGTTCTACTTCGGTAATTCGCACGGCTCGGTCTCCATGATCGGGCAGGTACTGGCCGGGTTCATCCAGCGTGAGGTGGTGGCTCGGACCTCGCTGCAGGACTGCCGCACCCATCCACGCACCTGGGATCTGCTCCGACTGACCAAGATGCCGACTGTGCAGGTCGATCTCGGCTACGTGACGAATCAATACGACGCGTCGGTGCTGGCCAGCCCGCGGATGCGCGATGTCATCGCGGAAGCGATCCTGATCTCGGTGAAGCGCCTCTACCTGCTCGGACAGGACGACCAGCCCACCGGCACATACACTTTCGCCGAGCTATTGGCCGAGGAACTCGCCGCCGCCGATAGCGGTTAG